TCAATCAGCTCTTCGCGAGCAAAAAGCTCATCATCGACAACTAATGCCTTTAACATCCTACAATCTTCATTTTGGTTCTATCCCTGCTTGTTTCACGCTTTTCTTTTAAATGTCTGCTTCTAAATGTTTCAACTCGGAGTGATTCGTCTCCGAAAATGCCTTTATTTCAGTATAGGTATGATAAAGCTCATTCGAGTAAATTGCTGTGGTTGAGATTCTATTTTTAGTGCTGAATCTTGTCCAAAGAAATTAGTGAGTCGTTTATCAACAATCTCCATGCCTAATCCAACGTGATCTTGGGATGGCTTCTGATAATTACCAGCATTGTCTTCAACGATTAACTTGAATCCACCCACGAAAGCCTCGCTATAGATCTTCACTTTTCCGCCTTCCAGCATGTTAGAAATCCCATGTTTGATGGCATTTTCTACTAGCGGTTGTAGGGTAAAGCTTGGCAGTTGCGACTCATACAGTTGTGGGTCGATATCCCATTCAACTTCTAATCGGTCAGTAAAACGTGCTTTTTCAATAGTTAGGTACGCATTGACGTGCGCCAGTTCGTCTTTGAGTTTCACTGTATTGATGTTCTGCTTCAGATTACTTCTAAAGAAGTGAGAGAGATGCTGAATTAGTTCTCGTGCTTTATCAGGGTCACGGCGTGTAACTGCACTGATGGTGTTGAGTGCATTAAACAGGAAGTGAGGATTCACCTGTGCATGCAGCAGTTTGATTTCCGCTTGGGTGAGCAGCGTTTGCTGTTGCTGATAATTACTAAACAATATCTGGCTCGACAATAGCTGAGCGATGCCTTCGCCCATCGACATGTTGATGGTCGAGAACAGCTTTAGCTTTGGCTCATACAGTTTGATGGTTCCGATGACTTCGTTTCCTGCTCTTAACGGGATAATTAGCGCTGAGCCTAACTTACAATCTTGCGAAAGGGAGCATTGGTATGGATTCTCTTTGCCGTCAAGGTAGATGATGTCGTTCTGTTCCATCGAAGTGAGCGTGCTCTGCGATGAAATAGGGGTATTCGGAATATGATGTTCATCACCAATGCCGATGAATGCGAGGATTTTTTCTCGGTCGGTGATCGCCACCGCACCAACGTTGGTCTCTTCGTAAATGATCCGCACGATTTTTTGCGCATTATCCGAATTGAATCCTCCATGCAAAATACCCACTGAACGCTCGGCGATGGTTAATGCGCGGCGTGAGAAAGTTGCCGAATACTTCTCGAAGATGGTTTTCCGATCTTGGATGATGCTCATGAACAGCGCCGCACCGACCGAGTTAGCAATGATCATTGGCGCGGCAATATCAGAAACCAGAGCATAGGACTGCTCGAATGGTTTCGCGACCGCTAACAGAATTAGCATCTGAATGATCTCTGCAAACAGGGTTACCGA
Above is a window of Vibrio atlanticus DNA encoding:
- a CDS encoding sensor histidine kinase, whose translation is MELILSLLQQTCVYLVIAYMLSKTPLILPLLSISSRLSHKVSCYVLFSLFCIMGTYFGLQINDAIANTRAMGAVMGGLFGGPVVGFSVGFTGGIHRYSLGGFTDLACAISTTAEGLIGGLLHVYLVRKNKASQLFNPLVVFSVTLFAEIIQMLILLAVAKPFEQSYALVSDIAAPMIIANSVGAALFMSIIQDRKTIFEKYSATFSRRALTIAERSVGILHGGFNSDNAQKIVRIIYEETNVGAVAITDREKILAFIGIGDEHHIPNTPISSQSTLTSMEQNDIIYLDGKENPYQCSLSQDCKLGSALIIPLRAGNEVIGTIKLYEPKLKLFSTINMSMGEGIAQLLSSQILFSNYQQQQTLLTQAEIKLLHAQVNPHFLFNALNTISAVTRRDPDKARELIQHLSHFFRSNLKQNINTVKLKDELAHVNAYLTIEKARFTDRLEVEWDIDPQLYESQLPSFTLQPLVENAIKHGISNMLEGGKVKIYSEAFVGGFKLIVEDNAGNYQKPSQDHVGLGMEIVDKRLTNFFGQDSALKIESQPQQFTRMSFIIPILK